In Brienomyrus brachyistius isolate T26 chromosome 3, BBRACH_0.4, whole genome shotgun sequence, the following proteins share a genomic window:
- the LOC125739245 gene encoding alpha-aminoadipic semialdehyde synthase, mitochondrial-like, producing the protein MNRVTGMRVSRLTYGNKMELKKRVLVLGTGYVSAPAVEYLTQDPGTQVTVASVMMNQAEELAARYPNTTAVMLDVTSQQSLLESLVKDHDVVISLLPYQHHAMIAEHCIRKKVNLVTASYVCPALRELHSRAEEAGITVVCEMGLDPGIDHMLAMECIDQAKEEGCTVESYISYCGGLPALESAGNPLRYKFSWSPRGVLLNTLNPATFVKDNKVMSFPPGGTLLEAAAPMDFMPGFDLEGLPNRDSTTYARLYGIESAHTVIRGSLRYRGFSSAISGFVKLGLITTDPFPAEDSSNRPASWKDLISHLIGVPPSASTEAFHDAVCDKLGRDQGKMEVLKWFGMLGDDPVPQADSVLEAVTKHLEAKLHYEPGERDMVILRNEVGVRRRGGELETRRAELLLFGEPGGHSAMARTVGFPAAIVARMLIDGEIERKGLVLPLSRSIYGPVLQRLSARGLCISRTCPVTGKHL; encoded by the exons ATGAACCGCGTGACGGGCATGCGCGTCTCCCGCCTGACGTACG GGAATAAGATGGAGCTCAAGAAGCGAGTATTGGTGCTGGGGACTGGGTATGTATCGGCTCCTGCTGTTGAGTACCTGACACAGGACCCTGGGACTCAGGTCACTGTAG CCTCGGTCATGATGAATCAGGCGGAGGAGCTCGCTGCCAGATACCCCAACACTACCGCCGTGATGCTGGATGTCACGAGCCAGCAGAGCCTCCTTGAGTCTCTGGTCAAGGACCATGATGTTGTTATCAG TCTGCTTCCTTACCAGCATCACGCCATGATTGCTGAACATTGCATCAGGAAGAAGGTGAATTTGGTGACTGCCAGCTATGTTTGTCCTGCCTTGAGAGAGCTTCATAGTCG TGCGGAAGAGGCTGGCATCACCGTGGTGTGTGAGATGGGGTTGGACCCGGGCATTGACCACATGCTGGCCATGGAGTGCATTGACCAGGCCAAGGAGGAAGGGTGCACT GTGGAATCCTACATCTCGTACTGTGGGGGCCTCCCTGCCCTAGAGAGTGCAGGAAACCCCCTGCGCTACAAGTTCAGCTGGAGTCCTCGTGGAGTTCTGCTCAACACCCTTAACCCGGCCACCTTCGTAAAGGACAATAAG GTTATGAGCTTCCCGCCAGGAGGCACTCTGCTCGAAGCCGCTGCTCCTATGGACTTCATGCCAGGCTTCGACCTCGAGGGCCTCCCCAACCGCGACAGCACCACGTACGCCCGGCTGTACGGCATCGAGTCGGCCCACACAGTCATTCGGGGGTCGCTCCGCTACCGG GGCTTCTCCAGTGCCATTAGTGGGTTTGTGAAGCTGGGCCTGATCACCACCGACCCTTTTCCAGCAGAGGACTCCTCTAACAGGCCTGCCTCCTGG AAGGATCTTATCTCCCACCTCATTGGGGTTCCACCTTCAGCCAGCACTGAAGCCTTCCATGACGCTGTATGTGACAAGTTGGGAAGGGACCAGGGCAAGATGGAGGTGCTCAAGTG GTTTGGCATGCTTGGAGATGACCCCGTCCCACAGGCGGACTCTGTCCTGGAAGCTGTCACAAAGCATTTGGAAGCCAAGCTCCATTATg AGCCGGGTGAGCGGGACATGGTCATTCTGAGGAATGAGGTAGGAGTCCGTCGCCGTGGCGGAGAACTGGAGACCCGCCGTGCAGAGCTGCTTCTCTTTGGAGAGCCCGGCGGCCACTCTGCGATGGCCAGGACCGTGGGCTTCCCCGCCGCCATCGTCGCTCGGATGCTGATAGACG GTGAGATTGAGAGGAAGGGCCTGGTgctgcctctcagcaggagtatCTATGGCCCTGTGTTACAGCGACTCTCTGCCAGAGGACTGTGCATCAGTAGGACCTGCCCCGTCACAGGCAAGCACCTGTAG
- the LOC125738965 gene encoding fez family zinc finger protein 1-like: protein MDRARFHSARMSGSPSTHGNLAAGENAIAVAKPLAFSIDRIMARTPEPKATPFPNAFPPVSPSDPKPVLHMNSSVHYVIPFVPLGYEPSQNESATGAQSDHFDASSYTSNDPMNSDLGLKSSPGAHASMEHYKLFRPKVVNQCSFQAMGAVCYLNCPCPPPAGIVNIHPMASYLLNPLHARQKAFLSERNRLGHHEDRCQSGVASKDLSQIQLQHYAKESAQIMSEKLFKNSSKLNSVSPNTKPKVFTCDLCGKVFNAHYNLTRHMPVHTGARPFVCKVCGKGFRQASTLCRHKIIHTQEKPHKCNQCGKAFNRSSTLNTHTRIHAGYKPFVCEFCGKGFHQKGNYKNHKLTHSGEKQFKCTICSKAFHQVYNLTFHMHTHNDKKPFICPTCGKGFCRNFDLKKHIRKLHDISPGCQTPPARAGEDATDGRP, encoded by the exons ATGGACCGTGCACGCTTTCACTCAGCGAGGATGTCCGGTTCACCCTCGACTCATGGGAACTTAGCGGCCGGGGAAAACGCAATCGCCGTCGCGAAACCCCTCGCTTTTTCGATTGACAGGATTATGGCCAGGACGCCGGAACCAAAGGCGACACCCTTCCCCAACGCATTCCCGCCTGTGAGCCCCTCGGACCCAAAGCCGGTGCTCCACATGAACTCCTCGGTCCACTATGTGATACCTTTCGTGCCGCTGGGATACGAACCAAGTCAAAATGAGAGCGCTACTGGAGCACAATCTGACCACTTTGACGCATCTTCGTACACTTCCAACGACCCGATGAACAGTGATTTGGGTTTAAAAAGTTCACCGGGTGCACACGCGTCAATGGAGCACTACAAACTTTTCCGCCCGAAAGTTGTAAACCAGTGCTCGTTTCAGGCGATGGGAGCGGTGTGTTACCTGAACTGCCCGTGTCCACCTCCGGCGGGCATCGTCAACATCCACCCCATGGCCTCCTACTTGCTGAACCCACTGCACGCTCGCCAGAAAGCCTTCCTATCTGAAAGGAACAGACTGGGCCACCACGAGGACCGGTGCCAATCAGGAGTTGCCTCCAAAGATTTATCCCAAATTCAGCTGCAGCACTACGCGAAGGAGAGTGCCCAGATCATGTCCGAGAAACTTTTTAAGAACTCGTCGAAGCTGAACAGTGTGTCACCAAACACTAAGCCCAAAGTTTTTACCTGTGATTTGTGTGGAAAA gTTTTCAATGCCCACTATAATTTAACCCGCCACATGCCGGTGCACACGGGAGCCAGACCGTTTGTGTGTAAAGTTTGCGGCAAAGGATTCCGGCAAGCAAGCACACTGTGCCGCCACAAAATCATCCACACGCAG GAAAAACCGCATAAATGCAACCAGTGCGGGAAAGCTTTCAACCGGAGCTCGAcgctgaacacacacacacggatccACGCCGGGTACAAACCGTTTGTTTGTGAATTCTGCGGGAAAGGTTTTCACCAGAAAG GCAACTACAAAAACCACAAGCTGACGCACAGCGGGGAGAAACAGTTCAAGTGCACCATTTGCAGCAAGGCTTTCCATCAGGTATACAACCTGACGttccacatgcacacgcacaacgacaagaagcccttcatctgcCCCACGTGCGGCAAGGGATTCTGCAGGAACTTTGACTTGAAAAAGCACATCAGGAAACTGCACGACATTTCCCCAGGATGCCAGACTCCACCGGCCCGAGCAGGAGAAGACGCGACTGACGGGAGGCCGTGA